The following are encoded together in the Flammeovirga agarivorans genome:
- a CDS encoding cation diffusion facilitator family transporter, producing the protein MGHHHHHSHGQHSDSTKNIGFAFILNLVFTIIEFIGGAMTNSVAILSDAIHDLGDTLAIGMGYFFEKYSNKEENTKYTYGYRRYSTLAAIVNVIVLTVGSILILFKTIPRLIEPQEVNSEGMVYMGILGVIVNGAAVFKLFGNKDSANQRVMMLHLMEDTLGWVAVLIGAIVMHFYDIPIIDPILSICIAVFILYNAIRNLFSILPIFLQAAPKTVNQEEIINELKEINHVTGAHDLHIWSLDGEFNVMSLHLTVDKNVDMKEASLIKQKVREIIDKDHIKHITIEIECDDEDCEMNHRQ; encoded by the coding sequence ATGGGACATCATCATCACCATTCGCATGGACAACATTCTGATAGCACAAAAAATATTGGATTTGCATTTATACTCAACTTAGTTTTCACCATAATAGAGTTTATCGGAGGGGCAATGACCAATTCTGTCGCTATTTTATCAGATGCCATTCACGATTTAGGCGATACATTAGCTATAGGTATGGGTTATTTTTTTGAGAAATACTCCAATAAAGAAGAAAATACTAAATATACTTATGGATACAGAAGGTATTCAACTTTAGCAGCTATTGTCAATGTAATTGTACTCACGGTTGGTTCTATATTGATTCTCTTTAAAACAATCCCTAGGCTCATCGAGCCACAAGAGGTCAATTCTGAAGGAATGGTATACATGGGTATTTTAGGGGTAATAGTTAACGGAGCGGCAGTTTTTAAACTTTTTGGAAATAAAGACTCCGCAAATCAAAGAGTAATGATGCTACACCTTATGGAAGATACATTAGGATGGGTAGCTGTCCTCATTGGTGCTATTGTGATGCACTTTTATGACATCCCAATTATCGATCCTATCCTTTCAATATGTATCGCTGTATTTATCTTATATAATGCCATTAGAAACCTCTTTAGTATTTTACCTATATTTCTTCAGGCGGCACCGAAAACAGTTAACCAGGAAGAGATTATCAACGAACTAAAGGAAATTAACCATGTAACAGGAGCTCATGACCTACATATATGGTCTTTAGATGGGGAATTTAATGTTATGAGTTTACATCTAACTGTAGATAAAAATGTTGATATGAAAGAAGCTTCACTCATTAAACAAAAAGTAAGAGAAATTATAGACAAAGACCATATCAAACACATCACTATTGAGATCGAATGTGATGATGAAGATTGTGAAATGAATCATCGGCAATAA
- a CDS encoding FUSC family protein, whose translation MDINKQKIELWIYSNLELVHLLKLMVLVVSTFIGAKLLEIPHGSWISGTCLVLNRPVVELGGVINRVSQRVSGTIFGAGMSLITLFWFPDNLLIHSLALGVAFPLFSIFIFKSNKYAYQVAILTMLIVLSIGDGWSYEAAYWRSINIAVGGVISVIFIFLLPIHAKKEWRFELSKCLLLISNLYEETLKGDQEDRQKLFEDNTDIITSVRKQRKIFPFVVKESSHFKSHKNEMEDVALRLRKLSGILELLASSVFHSDKGNHLITQLSSIHDKKEIIQSHLHKMSDELLHGYKVTENTEKLVWRSSKLELLKLNEQNLHQEAPLSPYSYIWLNNKFGEEVMKLEENLYILF comes from the coding sequence ATGGATATTAATAAACAAAAGATCGAGCTGTGGATTTATTCTAACTTAGAGTTAGTACACTTATTAAAATTGATGGTATTGGTAGTGTCTACCTTTATAGGTGCCAAATTATTAGAAATACCCCATGGATCATGGATAAGTGGTACATGCCTTGTATTAAATAGGCCTGTTGTAGAATTGGGAGGGGTAATAAACAGGGTGTCACAAAGAGTATCAGGAACTATCTTCGGGGCAGGAATGTCTTTGATTACTTTGTTTTGGTTCCCAGATAATCTTTTGATCCATAGCTTAGCATTAGGTGTCGCTTTCCCATTGTTTTCAATATTTATTTTTAAGAGTAATAAATATGCTTATCAAGTAGCAATTTTGACCATGCTTATTGTCTTAAGTATTGGTGATGGATGGTCTTATGAAGCAGCTTATTGGAGATCAATTAATATTGCTGTTGGTGGAGTGATAAGTGTTATCTTCATTTTTTTATTGCCGATACATGCTAAGAAGGAGTGGAGGTTTGAATTATCAAAGTGCCTGTTATTGATCAGTAATTTGTATGAAGAAACATTAAAAGGAGATCAGGAGGACCGTCAGAAGCTGTTTGAAGACAATACCGATATTATTACTTCTGTTCGTAAGCAGAGAAAAATTTTCCCTTTTGTAGTTAAAGAATCTAGCCATTTTAAATCACATAAAAATGAAATGGAAGATGTCGCTTTACGTTTGAGAAAGCTATCAGGCATTCTAGAACTTTTAGCATCATCAGTTTTCCATTCTGATAAAGGGAACCATCTAATTACTCAATTGTCCTCTATACATGATAAGAAGGAAATAATACAATCACACCTTCATAAAATGTCTGATGAATTATTACATGGATATAAAGTGACTGAGAATACTGAAAAGCTGGTTTGGAGATCTTCTAAGTTGGAATTATTGAAATTAAATGAACAAAATCTTCATCAAGAAGCACCGTTAAGTCCTTATTCTTACATCTGGCTGAATAATAAATTTGGGGAAGAAGTGATGAAACTAGAAGAGAATTTATATATTTTATTTTAA
- a CDS encoding efflux RND transporter periplasmic adaptor subunit, producing MANKKKKQSNTLLYVALVVLVICVAAGGYYMKQSNEKAIKVEFSTVTKGVITEKVSASGRVQPINEVTLSSEVSGEIRELYIKEGDSVRQRQLLAQIRPDNFQSALDQARASLNAQKAQLARSRADVAQNQARLSQAELTFNRNKNLWEDKVISDQDFENSRAEFEIAQANLKAAEENVRASEYTVKSAVAQVDDAKESLELTKIYAPMSGVISKLSVEKGEMIVGARQMSATEMMRIANLAEMEALVDVNENDIIRVHKGDTAVIDVDAYSYRDLKFAGMVTAIANSAKDAATSDVVTEFEVKIRVLPESYANLMAEGMGAESPFRPGMTASVDIITQRKSDILVVPLTSVTTRKRYEVENKEADEDNDNENMVKKPSNKKDSELVEVVFVFNKETSKADARIVKTGISDFDNIEILEGLEDGEVIIKGPFRVISETLKNGDLVEEMTSEEKNKKPWE from the coding sequence ATGGCAAATAAGAAAAAGAAACAATCTAATACTCTACTATATGTAGCACTTGTTGTATTGGTTATTTGTGTTGCAGCTGGTGGGTATTACATGAAACAATCAAATGAAAAGGCAATAAAAGTTGAATTTAGTACGGTTACCAAAGGAGTTATTACAGAAAAAGTGAGTGCTTCTGGTAGAGTACAACCCATTAATGAAGTTACATTGTCATCGGAAGTTTCTGGTGAAATTAGAGAATTATATATAAAAGAAGGTGATTCGGTAAGACAGCGTCAGTTGTTGGCTCAGATCAGACCGGATAACTTTCAATCTGCATTGGATCAAGCAAGAGCATCATTAAATGCACAGAAGGCTCAATTGGCAAGGTCAAGAGCTGATGTTGCTCAGAACCAAGCAAGGTTAAGTCAGGCAGAACTTACTTTCAATAGAAATAAAAATTTGTGGGAAGATAAAGTAATTTCTGATCAGGACTTTGAAAATAGTAGAGCAGAATTTGAAATTGCACAAGCGAATCTTAAAGCGGCAGAAGAAAATGTTAGGGCATCAGAATATACAGTGAAAAGTGCAGTAGCACAGGTAGATGATGCAAAAGAGAGTTTAGAGCTTACTAAAATTTACGCACCAATGTCTGGTGTTATTTCAAAGCTTTCTGTTGAAAAAGGTGAGATGATAGTCGGTGCCCGTCAGATGTCTGCAACAGAAATGATGCGTATTGCCAATTTAGCAGAGATGGAAGCATTAGTTGATGTTAATGAAAACGATATTATTAGAGTACATAAAGGAGATACAGCAGTAATTGATGTAGATGCGTACTCTTACCGAGATTTAAAGTTTGCAGGTATGGTTACTGCTATTGCCAATTCTGCAAAAGATGCAGCAACTTCTGATGTTGTTACTGAATTTGAAGTAAAAATTAGAGTGTTACCTGAATCATATGCCAACCTTATGGCAGAAGGAATGGGAGCTGAATCACCATTTAGACCAGGTATGACAGCTAGTGTTGATATTATTACTCAACGTAAGTCTGATATTCTTGTAGTACCATTAACTTCGGTAACGACAAGAAAGAGATATGAGGTAGAAAATAAAGAAGCTGATGAGGATAATGACAACGAAAACATGGTGAAGAAGCCGTCGAACAAAAAAGACAGTGAGCTGGTTGAAGTTGTTTTTGTTTTCAATAAAGAAACATCAAAAGCTGATGCAAGAATTGTAAAAACTGGAATCAGTGATTTTGATAATATTGAAATTTTAGAAGGCTTAGAAGATGGTGAAGTAATAATTAAAGGTCCATTTAGAGTAATCTCAGAAACTCTAAAGAATGGAGATTTAGTTGAAGAAATGACTTCTGAAGAGAAGAATAAAAAGCCTTGGGAATAA
- the pflB gene encoding formate C-acetyltransferase, with the protein MENAVLNSQFVGTKWKNEIDVYDFVINNVTPYYGDSSFLAEATEATKKLWDICLAGMKEERDNNGCRDIDTDTISTVTSHKAGYINKDLETIVGLQTDELLKRAMKPFGGYRVVKNAVEEKGKTVNPSVENVFKYAKDHNNQVFAAYDKEIRTYRSLGVLTGLPDNYARGRVIGDYRRLALYGTEQLIAAKQADFNKIENGLIVGSGADIAMNIQLREEITSQIQALKDIAEMAAMYGLDVTRPAETAKEAVQAVYFAYLAAVKEQDGAAMSLGNVSSFLDIYIQRDLEAGTINEVEAQEYIDHFVMKLRMVRHLRPGAYDEIFGGDPTWVTEAIGGQFHDGRTKVTKTSFRFLQTLYNLGASPEPNLTVLWSKDLPEGFKEFCSQVSIDTSSIQYENDDLMRPNRGSDDYGIACCVSYQEIGKRIQFFGARTNLPKALLMAINAGHDENKNVLTVNDIDSMANDEYLDYDKVMTQFKKTMKEVARVYVKTMNIIHYMHDKHYYEKAQFAFLDTNPGIDMAYGAAGISIIADSLSAIKNAKVKPIRDENGLAVDFQIEGDFPKYGNDIDEVDNIAKEITHIFFTELAKHKTYREAVPTMSLLTITSNVMYGKKTGATPDGRKAGEPFAPGANPMHGRDTNGAVASLNSVAKLDYNDAQDGISNTFSIVPKSLGSDRETQVRNLVTMMDGYFAEEGGMAHHLNVNVLNRDTLMDAYENPEKYPQLTIRVSGYAVNFIRLSRAHQLEVIQRTFHESM; encoded by the coding sequence ATGGAAAACGCTGTATTAAACTCTCAGTTCGTTGGTACAAAATGGAAAAATGAAATCGATGTTTATGATTTTGTTATCAATAATGTTACACCATATTACGGAGATTCATCTTTCTTAGCAGAAGCTACTGAAGCTACAAAAAAACTTTGGGATATCTGCTTAGCAGGAATGAAAGAAGAGCGTGACAATAATGGTTGTCGTGATATAGATACAGATACAATTTCTACAGTAACTTCTCACAAAGCAGGTTACATCAATAAAGATTTGGAAACAATTGTTGGTTTACAAACTGACGAGCTTCTTAAGCGTGCTATGAAACCTTTCGGTGGTTATAGAGTAGTTAAAAACGCTGTTGAAGAAAAAGGTAAAACAGTTAACCCATCAGTTGAAAACGTATTCAAATATGCTAAAGATCATAACAATCAAGTGTTCGCAGCATATGATAAAGAAATCCGTACTTACCGTTCATTAGGTGTACTTACAGGTCTTCCTGATAACTATGCTCGTGGTCGTGTAATCGGTGACTACCGTCGTTTAGCACTTTATGGTACTGAACAATTGATCGCAGCTAAGCAAGCTGACTTCAATAAAATTGAAAACGGTTTAATCGTTGGTTCAGGAGCGGATATCGCTATGAACATTCAATTACGTGAAGAGATTACTTCTCAAATTCAAGCATTAAAAGACATCGCTGAGATGGCTGCAATGTACGGTTTAGATGTAACACGTCCAGCTGAGACTGCAAAAGAGGCAGTACAAGCAGTATACTTTGCTTACTTAGCAGCAGTAAAAGAACAAGATGGTGCAGCAATGTCATTAGGTAACGTATCTTCTTTCTTGGATATCTATATTCAAAGAGACTTAGAAGCTGGTACAATCAATGAGGTTGAAGCGCAAGAATATATCGACCACTTCGTAATGAAATTACGTATGGTTCGTCACTTACGTCCAGGTGCTTATGACGAAATCTTCGGTGGTGACCCAACTTGGGTAACTGAAGCAATCGGTGGTCAGTTCCATGATGGTCGTACTAAAGTGACTAAGACTTCATTCAGATTCTTACAAACTCTTTATAATTTAGGTGCATCTCCAGAGCCAAACTTAACTGTACTTTGGTCTAAAGATCTTCCTGAAGGTTTCAAAGAATTCTGTTCTCAAGTATCAATTGATACTTCATCTATCCAATACGAAAATGACGATTTAATGCGTCCTAACCGTGGATCAGATGACTATGGTATCGCTTGTTGTGTATCTTACCAAGAAATCGGTAAAAGAATCCAATTCTTTGGTGCACGTACAAACTTACCAAAAGCATTATTGATGGCAATCAACGCTGGTCATGACGAAAACAAAAACGTATTGACAGTGAATGACATCGATTCAATGGCTAACGATGAGTACTTGGATTACGACAAAGTAATGACGCAATTCAAGAAAACAATGAAAGAAGTAGCTCGTGTTTATGTGAAAACGATGAACATCATTCACTATATGCATGACAAGCACTACTACGAAAAAGCTCAATTCGCATTCTTGGATACTAATCCAGGTATCGATATGGCTTATGGTGCTGCAGGTATTTCAATTATTGCCGATTCATTATCAGCGATTAAAAATGCAAAAGTAAAACCTATCCGTGATGAAAATGGATTAGCAGTTGATTTCCAAATCGAAGGTGACTTCCCTAAATATGGTAACGACATCGACGAAGTAGATAACATCGCTAAAGAAATCACTCATATCTTCTTCACTGAGTTAGCAAAACATAAAACGTACCGTGAAGCTGTACCTACAATGTCATTATTGACAATTACTTCAAACGTAATGTACGGTAAGAAAACAGGTGCTACACCTGACGGTCGTAAAGCTGGTGAGCCATTCGCTCCAGGTGCTAACCCAATGCACGGCCGTGATACTAATGGTGCTGTAGCTTCATTGAACTCTGTAGCTAAATTAGACTACAATGATGCTCAAGATGGTATCTCAAATACATTCTCAATCGTTCCTAAATCTTTAGGTTCTGATCGTGAAACTCAAGTAAGAAACCTTGTAACTATGATGGATGGTTACTTCGCTGAAGAAGGCGGTATGGCTCATCACTTGAACGTGAACGTATTGAACAGAGATACTTTAATGGATGCTTACGAAAACCCTGAGAAATATCCACAGTTAACAATCCGTGTTTCTGGATACGCTGTGAACTTTATCAGATTATCAAGAGCTCACCAATTAGAAGTGATTCAAAGAACTTTCCATGAGTCTATGTAA
- a CDS encoding formate/nitrite transporter family protein, producing MGYSSPKDILSNIRNGALQKGNMSIQQLLVFGFLGGAYVAFGFLLAIIVGGGMPGIAAENPGLAKFAMGAVFPVGLILVIIAGAELFTSSTAMMTVSVLAKDQKFSKLGKVWTFGYLGNFVGSLFVAYFITTLTGVVDAEVFHNSLISVAEHKVGNPFYKTFFKAVGANWLVCLAAWQAYAAKDVMGKVIGIWFPVMTFVTFGFEHCIANMYVIPAAMFNGAAITWSDFIVTNLIPATLGNIVGGAFFVGTVYWWMFVKPESEKEVKQIKEELIKQ from the coding sequence ATGGGTTATTCATCACCAAAAGATATTTTAAGTAACATCAGAAATGGTGCTTTACAAAAAGGAAATATGTCCATCCAACAATTGTTAGTCTTCGGATTCTTAGGAGGTGCTTACGTTGCTTTTGGATTCCTTTTAGCAATTATTGTCGGAGGAGGTATGCCGGGTATCGCTGCTGAAAATCCTGGTTTAGCAAAATTTGCAATGGGTGCTGTGTTCCCAGTAGGACTAATCTTAGTGATTATTGCTGGAGCTGAACTTTTTACATCATCTACTGCTATGATGACTGTATCAGTACTTGCAAAAGATCAGAAATTTTCAAAGTTGGGTAAAGTTTGGACATTTGGTTATTTAGGTAATTTCGTAGGTTCTCTATTTGTAGCCTATTTTATTACAACATTAACTGGTGTCGTTGATGCTGAAGTATTTCACAATTCTCTAATCAGTGTAGCAGAACACAAAGTAGGGAATCCTTTTTATAAGACCTTTTTCAAGGCAGTTGGAGCCAACTGGCTTGTATGTTTAGCTGCGTGGCAAGCTTATGCCGCAAAAGATGTAATGGGCAAAGTAATTGGGATATGGTTCCCGGTAATGACATTCGTAACATTTGGATTTGAACACTGTATTGCAAATATGTATGTCATCCCTGCAGCAATGTTTAATGGAGCTGCAATTACTTGGTCAGATTTCATCGTGACTAACTTAATCCCTGCAACACTAGGAAATATTGTAGGAGGAGCGTTCTTCGTTGGTACGGTTTACTGGTGGATGTTTGTGAAGCCTGAATCTGAAAAAGAGGTAAAACAGATCAAAGAAGAATTGATAAAACAATAA
- a CDS encoding LruC domain-containing protein, whose protein sequence is MKNYFLAFFLLTTIVFSCKKETEDNPTTSSGFEELTVDNSFNFSTTENYDLNIMQEYISTNLPVELYSSSTFNDDSFLGRVVLKGSDAFLSSYNLERGTNKLYIKTLKAGVPQFFEYPITTGMNYLSLSDSYIYDNVEEVENTSSSRVSYSGTLHNYYGGWDSDGLPDYLTTPDTVSQDLLDDIDASLPERRPVPTYNPDYLQDINYDTRILQEADVWITFVHEGAGYRNTLGYYTYTTGNPPQTTNDIDSIKIIFPNVSYKYSGGQLQTGYKVHLGRFDANTSLGWVLIPNGWNPSIDNPQYRNSVKYSNYLLNNDSPEGFKQHVVALNDDSRDLVVLGFEDISRPGGDNDFNDCMFYLTASPFTIDTGDFNDISDAVDTDGDGLFDHEEDYPEDAERAFDIYINNKSNYSTYGFEDLWPAKGDYDFNDLVIGVKYKKVVDANYFVRDIIMDSKLYAIGGYYRNGFGIEFPFNASLVNSVSGQTLDQGVVSNASNGTENGNTKASVIFFENAYSLMSSDEILVNVKPSSPYVTPHEFTVTINFDANKLANSAFTNYPNPFIFVNQERGREVHLPNHAPTELAEDDYFKTNDDNTDSGTNTYYKTTLNHPWAINVVANEFKYPYENVEITTAYNHFRTWAEASGESYSDWYKSKSGYKNDDKIYERP, encoded by the coding sequence ATGAAAAACTATTTTCTTGCTTTTTTTTTATTAACAACTATCGTCTTCTCTTGTAAAAAGGAGACTGAAGATAATCCAACAACTAGTTCGGGATTTGAAGAACTCACCGTAGATAATTCTTTTAATTTCTCAACCACTGAAAACTATGATCTGAATATCATGCAAGAATACATCTCAACTAATTTGCCTGTTGAATTATATTCAAGCAGTACATTTAATGATGATTCTTTTTTAGGGAGAGTTGTATTAAAAGGTTCAGATGCATTTTTATCCTCTTATAATTTAGAAAGAGGTACCAACAAGTTGTATATCAAAACTCTTAAAGCGGGAGTACCACAATTCTTTGAATATCCAATTACAACGGGTATGAACTATCTCTCTCTTAGCGATAGTTATATTTATGATAATGTGGAAGAAGTTGAAAACACATCTAGTTCAAGGGTTAGTTATTCAGGAACACTTCATAATTATTATGGGGGTTGGGATTCTGATGGACTTCCTGATTATTTAACCACACCTGATACAGTTTCACAAGATCTATTAGATGATATTGACGCATCATTACCAGAAAGAAGACCAGTACCAACTTACAATCCCGATTACCTTCAAGATATCAATTATGATACACGAATCTTACAAGAAGCAGATGTTTGGATTACTTTTGTTCATGAAGGAGCAGGGTACAGAAATACTTTAGGGTATTATACTTATACTACAGGGAATCCACCGCAAACAACCAATGATATCGATAGTATTAAAATCATATTCCCGAATGTATCGTACAAATATTCAGGTGGTCAATTACAAACGGGGTATAAAGTTCATTTAGGAAGGTTTGATGCAAATACTTCTTTGGGGTGGGTATTAATACCTAATGGTTGGAATCCAAGTATTGATAATCCTCAATACCGCAATAGTGTAAAGTATAGCAACTATTTATTGAATAATGACTCTCCTGAAGGGTTTAAACAGCATGTAGTAGCTTTAAATGATGACTCAAGAGATTTAGTGGTATTAGGTTTTGAAGATATTAGCCGTCCAGGTGGTGATAATGACTTTAACGATTGTATGTTCTACTTAACAGCCAGTCCTTTTACCATCGATACAGGAGACTTTAATGATATATCAGATGCGGTAGATACTGATGGCGATGGATTATTTGATCATGAAGAAGATTACCCTGAAGATGCTGAACGCGCTTTTGATATATATATAAATAATAAATCGAACTATTCTACTTATGGTTTTGAAGATTTATGGCCAGCAAAAGGTGATTATGATTTTAATGACCTTGTTATTGGGGTTAAATATAAAAAGGTAGTGGATGCTAACTATTTTGTGAGAGATATTATTATGGACTCTAAACTCTATGCAATTGGAGGTTATTATCGTAATGGTTTTGGAATTGAGTTCCCTTTTAATGCATCGCTTGTCAATAGTGTATCTGGGCAGACTTTAGATCAAGGTGTAGTTTCAAACGCCTCCAATGGTACAGAAAATGGCAATACAAAAGCTTCTGTGATTTTCTTTGAGAATGCATACTCATTAATGTCTTCAGATGAGATTTTGGTCAATGTGAAACCGTCAAGTCCATATGTGACTCCTCATGAGTTTACTGTAACAATAAATTTTGATGCGAATAAATTGGCAAACTCTGCATTTACCAATTATCCTAATCCATTTATTTTTGTAAATCAAGAAAGAGGCAGGGAGGTACACTTACCAAATCATGCACCAACAGAATTGGCAGAGGATGACTATTTCAAAACGAATGATGATAATACCGATTCAGGAACAAATACTTATTATAAAACAACTTTGAATCATCCGTGGGCAATTAATGTTGTTGCTAATGAGTTCAAGTACCCATACGAGAATGTAGAAATTACTACAGCTTACAATCATTTTAGAACATGGGCAGAAGCTAGTGGAGAAAGTTATTCTGATTGGTATAAAAGCAAGTCGGGTTATAAAAATGATGATAAAATATATGAAAGACCATAA
- a CDS encoding lysoplasmalogenase, translated as MTTQSKVVKEPLNTQQRKIFWGMFSIIFLVNVISNFMDNRLLIIFSKPLLMPFIAIYFSATWKETSENSIIYKSLMIGFFFAWIGDIYMMFRQEEEIMLLGLSSFFICHVLYIVAFFFSGVKDKPAWFLLSFVLSLFGGFIGEHIVSHNSMMFAPVLAYSIIISVMFSFAFTRIFIRKDKWAAFTAVGALLFIISDIMIGLSHFQGMEISHAYIMITYIIAQLLISRGMMVEGVK; from the coding sequence ATGACTACGCAAAGTAAAGTTGTAAAAGAACCATTAAATACACAGCAAAGAAAGATCTTTTGGGGAATGTTTTCAATAATATTTCTTGTAAATGTTATTAGTAATTTTATGGACAACAGGTTACTGATAATTTTTTCAAAACCTTTGTTGATGCCTTTTATCGCTATATATTTTTCTGCGACTTGGAAAGAAACATCAGAGAATTCTATTATTTATAAATCATTAATGATAGGCTTCTTCTTTGCTTGGATAGGTGATATTTACATGATGTTTAGGCAAGAAGAAGAGATAATGCTTTTAGGGTTATCTAGTTTCTTTATTTGTCATGTTTTATATATCGTAGCCTTTTTCTTTTCTGGAGTGAAAGATAAGCCTGCTTGGTTCTTATTATCCTTTGTGTTGTCTCTATTTGGAGGATTCATTGGAGAACATATAGTTTCTCACAACTCAATGATGTTCGCACCTGTATTGGCTTATAGTATTATCATTTCTGTGATGTTCTCATTTGCTTTCACAAGGATCTTTATAAGAAAAGATAAATGGGCAGCTTTTACCGCAGTTGGAGCATTATTGTTTATTATTTCTGATATCATGATTGGGTTGTCACATTTTCAAGGAATGGAAATTTCCCATGCATATATTATGATCACTTATATTATCGCTCAGCTCTTAATAAGTAGGGGTATGATGGTAGAAGGAGTGAAATAA
- a CDS encoding acetyl-CoA C-acyltransferase: MNEVYIVSAVRTPIGSFGGVLSSLSATDLGATAIKGALEKASVDASEVNEVFMGNVISSNLGQAPAKQAALGAGIGNDVPCTLVNKVCSSGMKTVMLGAQSIMLGDNDIVVAGGMESMSNIPYYIPKGRYGYGYGHGQMLDGLVRDGLTDVYNGNAMGVCADATAEKCGISREEQDEFAINSYKRTAMSTDDGLFENEIVPVSVPQRKGDPIVVVKDEEFTKVKFEKIPSLRAVFTKEGTVTAANASTINDGAAALVLASKSAVERLGLKPMAKIVSYADASKEPEWFTIAPPDAARKALDKASLSKEDIDFFEVNEAFSVVTLAFAKELGLDLDKVNVHGGAVSMGHPLGASGARILVTLAGVLNARKGTKGLAAICNGGGGASAMIIEKV, translated from the coding sequence ATGAACGAAGTCTATATTGTATCTGCAGTAAGAACTCCGATAGGGAGCTTCGGTGGAGTATTATCTTCACTTTCGGCCACAGACCTTGGTGCTACAGCAATAAAAGGAGCTTTGGAGAAAGCTTCGGTAGACGCCTCAGAAGTAAATGAAGTTTTCATGGGGAATGTTATTTCTTCAAATTTAGGACAAGCACCCGCAAAACAAGCGGCATTAGGTGCAGGTATTGGAAATGATGTACCTTGTACTTTAGTGAATAAAGTGTGCTCATCTGGGATGAAAACAGTCATGTTAGGAGCACAATCCATTATGTTGGGTGACAACGATATTGTTGTTGCTGGTGGAATGGAATCTATGTCGAATATTCCATATTATATCCCTAAAGGAAGATATGGCTATGGTTATGGACATGGACAAATGCTTGATGGATTGGTAAGAGATGGTCTTACTGATGTCTACAATGGAAATGCCATGGGAGTGTGTGCTGATGCTACAGCAGAAAAATGTGGAATTAGTAGAGAAGAACAAGATGAGTTTGCTATAAACTCTTACAAGAGGACTGCTATGAGTACTGATGATGGACTATTTGAAAATGAAATAGTTCCTGTTAGTGTTCCTCAAAGAAAAGGAGATCCAATTGTAGTGGTAAAAGATGAGGAATTTACAAAAGTGAAATTTGAGAAAATCCCATCATTAAGAGCTGTCTTTACTAAAGAAGGGACAGTTACAGCAGCAAACGCATCAACAATAAATGATGGAGCAGCTGCATTAGTTTTAGCAAGTAAATCTGCAGTAGAAAGATTAGGCTTAAAACCAATGGCTAAGATTGTATCTTATGCAGATGCTTCGAAGGAACCTGAATGGTTTACAATTGCACCTCCGGATGCAGCCAGAAAAGCATTAGATAAAGCTTCTTTATCAAAAGAGGATATTGACTTTTTTGAGGTGAATGAAGCATTCTCGGTGGTGACTTTGGCATTTGCAAAAGAACTGGGTTTAGATCTTGATAAAGTCAATGTACACGGTGGAGCAGTTTCTATGGGACATCCTCTAGGTGCGTCTGGTGCAAGAATCTTAGTTACTTTGGCTGGAGTATTAAATGCCAGAAAAGGAACGAAAGGTCTTGCAGCAATTTGTAATGGCGGCGGCGGTGCTTCGGCAATGATTATTGAGAAAGTCTAG